The window TTCAAACAGATCTTCTGTTAGCTACAGTTAAAGAACTTTCATTGAAACATGGACTTGTCTCAGATGATTTAGTTGTTATTGGCTATTCTAATGGAGCTAATATCGCAGCTCATGCGATGTTAGAGCGTGAAAATAGTTTCCAAACAGGCATTCTATTTCATGCAATGTCTTTAGGAAAACATGAAGCTAGTTTTGATTTGACAAATAAAAACGTCTGGTTATCAGCTGGAGTCAATGATCCAATCGTCCCTAAATCAGAATCTGATGCTTTAATTAAGGCATTTGGTAATCGTGGCAGTGTTGTGGAAACATTGTGGACAACTACAGGACATCAATTAACCTACGATGAAGTATTAGCTGCTAAACAATGGTTACAACAAAAACTAGCTGCAAATGGTGAGTCCCATGATTCATTATAATAGTGATGATTTAACAGCAAAACAGCAATATAAATTTTTAAGTGGTAGCATTGTCCCAAGACCAATTGCTTGGATTACAACATTAACCGCTGATGGAAACACTGTAAATCTAGCACCTTTCAGTTTCTTTAGTGGTGTATCAAATGAATTGCCTTTAGTCTCTATTGCCATTATTAGAAAAAATGGCGAATTAAAGGATTCTGCTAGAAATCTACTTGCAACGAAAGAAGCCGTTATTCATATTGTTGACGAAACCTTAGTTGAACAAATGAATCAAACTTCTGCAAATTTACCTGCCGACCAAAGTGAAGCCACCTTAGCTAATCTGACCTTAATTGATAGTCAATCAACTAAAGTTCCTAGCCTTGAAGCAGCCAAAATTCGTTTTGAAGCTAGTTTATATAATCATTTGCCGATTACAAATGAAGCAAATGAAATTATCACAGATTTATTTATTTTAAAAGTAAGTGATTTTTACTTTGCCGATTCAGTTTTCAATTCAGAAAAAGAGTATATTTTAACAAAAGAATTAGCGCCAGTCGCTCGTTTAGCTGGAAATAATTACGCAACGTTAGCTGAAGAATATACGATTGTACGACCTAGTTAAAAAAAATAATGCCTTGAAAAAGTTAGCGATACACGACTAATTTTTTCAAGGCTTTTTGCTTTGTCTATCGATAGTCGTAAAATAAAGGACATTTGGTTGAAATTTGTAAAGAATAGACCAGCCTAAATTGTATGATTAGAATATAGAAGAAACTGCCTGAAATTCATTTTTGCAAATGGAAATTCCAGACAGTTCCTTCCTTCAATTAAAGTACATTCCACTGACTATTCTCAATAAACTGATCCGCTTCATTGTTAGCTAGCTGAATAATTTCAGCAGGATACTCCATTAGTGAAAGCAATTTAATTGCATTTCTAGTAGTTGCAGCGCCTTGATGAACTTGGTAGTCAAAGAAAATATCTTCATCTGTCACAGTTTCTCGGAAATGAACATTGTCGCAATCATTTTTCAGGATTTCCGTTAATTCAATATCATGTGTAGCAATAAAAGCTAGTACATTTTGTTGAGATAGCCAATGAACGATTGCTGCAGATGCTGAGATTCGCTCAATGGTGTTAGTTCCCTTTAATATCTCATCTACAAAACAGAGACATGTTGTTTCTGGACTAATCTGAGAAATCATGCGTTTTAATGATTTTATCTCAGCAATAAAATAACTTTCCCCTGCAAATACGCTATCCTCCACAGCCATAGAAGAAATAACTAATGATGATTTCAACTGAATTTCTTCAGCAAATGCAGTATGGATTGTTTGAGCTGTAATCGTCGATAGCGCAATTGATTTTACATACGTTGATTTCCCAGAAGCATTTGAACCCGTCACTAATGTATTTTTCTGCCAATCAACTGGGTTTGCTACTGGTTTTGATAATAATGGATGGTACACATTTTCTGCTAGAACTTGCGCATGTTGACCAAAAGTTGGAACTGTCCAATAAGGCAATTGTTGTCTAAAACTTGCGACACCACAAGCTGAATCTAAGCGCCCTAGAATTTCCCATAACTCTAACAAAGTTTCTTCTTTTTTTACTAAAACTTTCATCACTCGTTGGTAATTAATAAACGGTAGCAAAAACAGCATATTCAAATATTCTACGATAAAATCTGTTTCTGGCGTTCCTGTTTTTGTTAACACCCCACTGGCACCTTTTTTAGCACCTTTTAACTTATGATAGCAGGCAGTTAACTGGTTTTTCTCAGGAGACTCTATCTTAGATAATTGGCTGGCTGCTTGAATCATACCTGATATATAGTTCAGGGCATTTAATTCTCGCTCCACTTTTTCTTTTTTAGTATAATAGGTAATAATATTGAAAAGTAAACAAGCAACTAAAGCACCTATTCCTAAATAAACATTCACAAACAAGAGAAACAAACTCAAAATAGGCAACACTCCTAGAACATAGTACAGGCTCCCATTTGGCAACTGATAATTACGTGCATTATATAAATAAGCAGCCGTTTGATTATGATCTTTTTTCCCTAGCATGGCCAAATGAAATTGAATTTTTTGACGTTCAGAAGGATTTTCTGTCATAAATGTTGTTAATTTTTCAAATTCAGTTAACTTATCCGTATCCAGCTGAATTTCACGCATCATCCCATATAAGTATTCTGAACCTACACTTGAATACGTTCGATTAACAGCACGATACACCGATTCTAAATCCAAATCATACCAAGTTCCATCGTCTACTATATTTTTAGACGGGTGGTATTTTTGTTTCATTTTCCAATATATCTCCACACTATTTAGTTGATCCACTCCTAATTTCGTCATAGGAGCTTGCCCCCAGCCAGATTTAATCTCATTTTTTAACCGTTCTTTACCAATGAAAGAAAGAATCTGAGTAAATAAAAAAATGCCAAGTATCGATCCAGCAATGTAAATCCCAATAATCATAGTTGTTTCCTCCTATTTTCAAGCCATTCTACCTAGATATCTAAAGCAAAAGACACCTCTTAAAAGCTAAAAGGTGTCTATTTTTATTACATCTATCTTTATTATACTGTAAAAGATAGCCATTTTTCTTTAATTTCACCAAATGAAACTGGTTTTGCAAAATAAAATCCTTGATAAATATCACAATTCAGCCCATCCATATACTCAACTTGCTCCAATGTTTCTACTCCTTCAGCTACAACACGAATCCCTAATTTATGTGCCATCTGAATCACACCATCCACAATTACTTGAACTTTAAGATCTGTCAAAATCTTATTGATGAATAAACGATCCAATTTCATAATATCAATTGGCAAAATATACAAATAGGACAATGAATTAAAACCTCTGCCAAAGTCATCCAAGCTAATTTTAATACCTAATTCTTTCATTTCAGCCAAATTACCCAGGGCTACAGTAAAATCAGGAAACTCACTACGCTCTGTAATCTCAATTTCAAGATTCTCTGGATGAATTAAGTCAAATTTTAGTAAATTCAAAATTCGTTTAATATGGTTCTTACTCACTAATTCACTGGAATTCATGTTAACTGATATGGAAAAATCCAAATTCACTAACTCAGGTGAATTTAAGGCCCTCACAACTTCATGAAAAAGGAAAATTTGCATTCGTTCCATTTCACCAATTGCAAGAACGATATGTAAAAAAGCATCTGGCAGTAACAATTCATCATTAACTTTTAAACGCATTAAAGCTTCAGCACCAATAATTTTTCTGCTTTTATTTTCAAATTTAGGTTGATAATAGAGTACATAGTTTTGTTCTTGAATAGCTAATTTAATTTCAGTTTCACTAATTTTACTTTTCATTGAAGCTTCCCTACTTTCTCTCTCATTTCCTAAACCAATACTTAAGAGTCTATATAATAGCATATACTTATACTAATAAAAACGGTAACAAAGGTCTGGTCCAACTTTCCCCGATGATGTTAGATATTCTTCCCTTGTTACCATTTTAACATAAAATAATGAAAGATAAATAGATATTTATACATTTAAATAACATTTTCACTAATTGTGTCATGGATTTCTGACTAAAAATTAGCGGCTTTCAATCTTCGCCAATCGCAACCAATTATAATAACCATAGCTACTATTAAATAAAAATGCTGTCCACATTGCCACCATACTAGCATTACCAGCGACAATCCAAAGAGCAATTGAGAAAACATTGACAACAATCCATAACAGCCATTGTTCTTTATAACGCCATGTCATTAAAATTTGAGCAACAACACTTAACGACGTAGTAATACTATCTAAATAAGGGCTATTGCTACCAAAATAGGCTAACATACTCCCAAATAAATACCAAGAAACAATAACAGTAACAATTGTTATCACCCATTGTTTTAGACTCAATCCCTTAACCTCAACTACAGAATTATCCTTCTCGACTTTCGTTGTCATATTTTTTCGCCAAACACTAACACCAATTATCTGCATGATAAAATAGAATAAATTTAATAACACTTCTCCATACAAAACATATTCAATACTTAGCAATAAATATAAAGAAATCTGAATAAATCCAAAGAAATAGTTACTAATCTTTCCCTTCGCCACAAACGTCACACATAAAACACCACTAATTCCAGCAATAACTCCCATTAGACTTTCCGGATTAAAATAAAAAACTACTACTTGTAACAACAGCAATAAGCAAATATATATTTTCTCAAAGTTAGTCCATCCACTAAATAATTCGCGCCTTATCTTTTCTACCATCTGTCATCGTCTCCTTTTATTTTGACTATTTTTCTTACAATTGGTCAATAACGTTGCGCGCCTCCATAAAAATCTGATTGGCATCCCCTGTCAAAATTGTGTATTTCTTTTTCGTTGCCTCTAAACGTGTCTTCATTTGTTGATAAATCTCCCAACGCTGACTTTCATAATTACGTGTTCCATCTTGAATGAAATCCAAATCAGGCTGAATTAATAAATAAGCATCGTAACTTTCATCTTCAGCAATTGCATTTAATACAGCCAATTCTTGTGCTTCATACATACTTAACCAGACCTGAGTCACAATCGTTTCTGTATCGATAAACAAATAATTTCTAGCTGTTTTTACTTTCTCCGATTCCTCGGTTTTTTGACGATACGTTAAGGTTCGATAGTCCTCTAAATCAAAAACAGTTCCTAATCCGCCACCATATTCCTCCCATAAAATACGTCCATATTCTTCCACTTTCTCTGTTTGATACCAGTGGGCTAATTTTCTAGTTAACGTTGTCTTCCCGCTACTTTCTGCACCTAAAATCGCTACTCGTTTGACAAAATAAGGACGAACTTCAGCAGGCAGCAGATCCCAAGACTCCTTAATCCCTCTTTCTAAAATAGCCGTTACTGAATTCCCACTAGCCCTTTCCAATGTTTCAATCTGACATCCTGGATAAAGCAGCTTAAAATAGGCTTCATAACTTGATTCTCCACTAAAAATATGAGTAATCGGACCTGTTAGTGCTAGCATTTCTTGACTACTCTTCTTCCAATCCTCATAGTCAAAAGTATTAGGACTTGGCAATGAGAATACCGTTATATGCTCTAAATCCTTAGTAATCATACGCCACCATCGCTCCCTTAAAACAGGAGTAATTGACTTTATTCCAGCCTTTTGATAACGCATAGCTTCAAATTCTTCATCATATAAAATCACAATATAAAGATGATCTACCATAGAATAGGCTTCTAACATACTCTTTACATGTCCTTGATGAACTAGATTAAACTTTCCTGGAAATAATCCTACTTTCATCTCTTCACATCCTCAATTCAAATTTAATTGATACTTATCATAAACATACTGTTTAATTGTTTTACGTGCAAATTGATAACGGTCATAAAAACCTTCTGAATCTGTGGTATCATTGCCAGTTTGATCCAATAAAACCACCTTATCTAGCAGTTGATTGCGCTCAATTTCATCCATAAATAATTGATGCATTTGCCACCGACTTGTGTCGTCAGCATAACTCATATCTCGAAAGGTATCATTGACATACTTTGTAATCGGTGGAATCACAAAGATGATATCCCATTGTTGCTTCGCAATTAATAAATCAAAGCTTGGTGCTAGTTGTTGATATTCCTTTTGATTACAATAATATTTTGTATAGACTTTCGTAACCATTACATCGGTATCTGCAAAAACTAATCCATTATTTTCCTGACTCATAATCGCATTTTTATTTTGCTCAAACTGCCCTGCTCCCATATAGTTAAAGTCATTAATCGTTAATTCTTCATCTCGCACATTGTAATGTTCTTCATAACGTCTCGCATATTCATCCGTATACGGACTGCCAAAACTTAAGGCCAAATCTTGAACTAAAGTTGATTTCCCACCACTTGCTGATCCCATTACTAAAATATTAGTTGAAAAAACCCGACGAAATGGAAAAGCAATATAATTCCAATATTTCATTGGATTCTGTCTGATTTTTGTTCCAGAGATTGGGACAGTTGAGCGATCTACCAATACAACCTGATCCTTTGTACGTGCGGTTAATTCAGCTGCATACTCTTTCTCTCCAACATACCAGGTCATAGTTTCAGGAACGTCGCGGGTAGCTTCCTTAATTTTTAGTTGAACTCCGGCTAACCACTCTGACCAACCATTTGGGTACTCTGGCATGTGGGTTTCATCCAAATAAGTGACAAAAATATTCTCATCCTTAGCAAATAATTCCCGCATATAACGAAATCGTTTTATTAAAGTTAAGCCAACTTCTGTCCCACGATCATTCTCTTTTCCACAAACAACGACAATACAAGCTTCATTTTCTCTTTTGCCTCGTATAATCATCTCCATATGACCTAAATGACATGGAGCAAACGTACCAAATACGATTCCAATTTTTTTCCCATTAAGTGTATTTTTGCTTAATTTACTCATTTTAGTTAACTCCTGTTCTATAAAAGTATTTTTTACCTTTATTTTTCTGTAATAAAACTGAGAGCTTTTCTCTCAGCTAAGGATGTATCCTATTATTTTAAGTAAGGAATATTTAGCGCATAGAATTTTGAAGGTCGTCCTACGCCAGTTGGTCGTTCATCTACTTCCTTCACAAATTTCAATAAATCTTTCTTAAAATTTGAGTGGTCAATCGTACGATAATCAACACCTAAAAATTTTGAAAAAACTTTGCGGGCTTCTGTAATTGTAAAGCTTTCACCAAGCACAGTTAAAACACGAGGCTGATAATACATTTTACCAATAATCCGATTAAAAGCTGTACTAATGATTTTCACATGGTCAAAGGCTAAACGTTCTGGACTTTCATCTAGCATCTCTTCTTTTTTTATATCCACTTGAATCTCAATATCATCAGCACTTAAGCATAATTGATCGCCTTTAAGTTGAATATTAAACCACTTCACATCACTGGCATCATCACCAGCAGTTAATGCTTCTTGATTCAGAAAAGCCAGATAGCTTGTTGTAATCACCCATCCTCGAGGGTCACGGTTTGGTGTGCTAAATGTATAAAGTTGTTCTATATTCAATTCCGTTAATTCCACGCCAGTTTCTTCTTTTGTTTCACGTAAACAACTTTCACCTGTTGATTCACTCGGATTCACAAAACCACCTGGAAGTGCCCATGAATCTTTAAAAGGATGAGCCTTACGCTTGATTAAGAGCATCTTCATCTGATCTTCTTCACGATTGTAAGAAAACATAACATTATCAATCGTAACAGATGGTGTTTCATATTTTGGCAAATCCTGTGACTTATACCATTTGATAAAATCCGCTTCACTTGCTTCTGTTTCATAATATTTTTTTTCTGCTTGAGCATTTTCAAATTGCATTTCGTTCACCTCTTGAATTAATAAAAGTATTTTTTACCTTTATTCTTTTTTTTTAACTATAACACCTATATTTATATCTGTCAAACATTTTCATAAAATGCTCAAGTTACTATCTATATTCTATAAGAACTACTAAAAAAGTAAAGGTTTTTCTTTTGCAAAAGAAAAAGCCTCTTCAAAAATCCATTTGAAAAGGCATTCTCCTAATATTTAAGCTAATTGATGTTCTACAAAACTACGATATAATTCATGATTGGCAACCAACTCCTTATGAGTTCCCATACCAGTAATCTCACCATGCTCAATAAAAATAATCTTATCTGCATGAACAATTGTTGATAAACGATGAGCGATAATAAAGGTTGTCCGCCCTTCCATTAAATTACTTAATGCTTGTTGTACCACACCTTCTGATTGACTATCCAAGCTAGCAGTTGCTTCATCTAACATTAAAATCTTAGGATCTCGTAAAAAAGCACGTGCAATTGAAATTCGTTGACGTTGACCTCCAGAGAGCTTCATCCCACGCTCGCCTACATCGGTTTCCAAACCACTAGGCAATTCACGAATAAATTTATCTGCATACGCTTGTTTCGCTACTGCCCACAGTTGATCTTCAGAGATTTCCAGATCCAATCCATAAATCAGATTCTCACGGATTGTTCCTGAAAACATCGCACTTTCTTGCGAAACATAACCAATCTGACGACGCCAAGAAGAAAGAGAAATATCTGTTAAAGGAGTATCTCCAATAACGATCTGTCCTTTTTGTGCAGTATAGTAACGTTCTAATAAAGAGAACATGGTTGTTTTTCCAGAACCACTAGGACCTGCAAAAGCAATTACTTCTCCAGGATTTGTTTCAAAATTAATATTTTTTAAGATTGGCTCCGTTTCAATGTAATCAAAAGAAACATCCTTCACCTGAATCTTTTGTCCAACAACATCATAGTCCAATCCTTTAGCTAAATCTTCACTTTCCATCGCTAAAATATCACTAATTCGCTCTGTTGCCCCTTTTGCTTTTTGCAATTGAGTAAAGAAAGTAACAAATGACGTCACAGGAAAAATAATTTGGAATAAATACAATAAAAAAGCAAACAAAGTTCCCGTTGACAAGCTACCTTCTTGAACCCGAATCCCACCATAAACAATAATAGCCACAATAAGTGACATCATTACTAAGAAAATAAGCGGACCTAAAATAGCAAACAAACGTGCTTCTTTTAAGCCGAATTTAAAAAGACGATGAATTCCGTCCTTCCCTTTTTTGATTTCTGTTTCTTCTCCATTAGAAGATTTCATTAAACGGATCTCTGATAAAGTTTGACTAACAATTCCCGTAAAATCTGCAGTTTCATTTTGAGTTGCTTTGGAAATCTTAGCCATTCTAGAACCTAATGGCGCCACAAATATTCCCGCTAAAGGAACAGCTATCAGCATAACCAAGGTCATCTTCCAGTCCATAATCATCAAAATCGTCACCGCACCAATAATTGAAATAATCCCATTAATGAATTGAGGAAAATGTTGTGTAATCAATTCCTTCACTAAGGTAGTATCGTTAATCAGACGGCTTACAATTTCACCTGTTTTAGTTTCATCAAAGTACGCTACAGGCAGATGTAATAATTTTTTCCAGACCTTTTCTCGTAAACTTGCTACTGTTTTTTGTCCCATATAGCTAAGCATATAGGTTGATATTCCATCAGCCAGGGCCTGAAAAAGAAATGCTGCTACGATCCCAGCAATCATTAACCCACTTAATGAAGCAAAGGAAAAATCATCAATTAAATTCTTAGTAAACAAAGGAACAAGAAGTCCAATAATTGTAGTTATCAAGCTGAATAGTAGTGCAATGAAGATAAAAATCTTCTTAGGTTTCGTATCATTTAATAGTTGGAAAAAAGTTTTCCATGAAGTCTTTTTATTTGTTTCGATTATCCTCACGTCCTTGCTTAATTTTATCTTTACATTATAGCCTGTATTTACTATTTCTCCTAGCTAATTTCAGTAAAATCATCCTTAAGTAGGAGTCCTTCTTAATTGATAAACTTTTTACTTCTATTTGTAAAGCCTATGTATCAACAACTTACTTTTTACTTTTTTTCTATTCCTAAAATAATTGGAAATTTAGAAATTGAAAAAAAACTTCTGAAGATTAGTTGAATCCTAATGCTTACTTTAGGACACACTCTATCATCAAAAGTTTTTTTAACTTATCTTCTAGACTCAATTAACTAACTGCCTCATAAACCCAGTTAATTGCATCATCTTCACAAGTTTGGAAAGTAACCCGTTCACCGCCACCTGTTCCAATCATTCTTTCCCAGTAATTCACCTGATCACGGACACCTATTGCATAATCATCTACTTCAAAAATACGATTAACAGTATAAACTGTTGGTACTCCATTGCCATCTGTAATCGTCACTTGACTACCTATACCTAAGTTAAATAACGTACTAAAAACCCCGGGACTATGACCAATAAGATGAGTATTTAGACCATCCGTCCCTGATTGAATAGAGGCTCCGCCCCATGTAGATGCAACTGGGTTACTATCAATAATGGCTTGGCCATTACCTTGACCACCATTTTGATAAGAAATTGTCGCACCGGCCATATAGATTGTCATAGGTGCATGCTCTGGTAATTGCGTTGATGGAGAAGTGGTTGATCCTTCCGTAACAACTGGGGGTTTCTCATCACTAACTGCTATGTTACTTGGTTCTACTAGTTTCACTATAGGATTAGTTTCAACAACTAGTGGCGCCACAACTATAATCTTTCTAACTTTTTCAGTTTTATTTCCCGATTTATCTACAACATCATAGATCAAAGAATAGGTACCCACTCGTTTAGTATCCACCCTACCATCCACCGTAATTCTTTGCGTTATATTCCCATCCACTGTATCAGTCGCTAGCACATTCAGCATTGGATCAAATCCATCTCCAACAGTGAGTTTTTTATCTACTGTATCAATGGTCGGCTTCGTTGTGTCTTGAATAATAAAATCAATTTTTTTCTTAGCTTTATTTCCCGAATAGTCATTTGCTTCAACAGTTAGTGATTGCCTACCAACTTTTTTCGTATTAATATTTTTAAACTTCATCATACTTGTCAAATCACCATCTACATTATCTAGAACAGTAACATAATCTATGAATTGAAAATCTGAACCTGCTTCAATTGTTTTTTCATTGGTAATTATTTCTGGAGCCTTTTGATCAAGTACTTCAACATATATTTTCTTATTAAAACGATTATCCTGATTTGTCGTCAACTCTAATGTTAATGGATACACACCAAATTCCTCAGAATTAACCTCACCATTGAGAATAACAACACGTTTAATCTCTTGATTTTTCAATTGTTTTTTTATTTGTTCTTCAGTTATTTTCTGACCATAGGATAATGGAATGGAACGAATTTCAATGGTTGGTTGTCTTTCTTCTGAATAAGCTGCAAACCCAGTTCCTAAAATTGCTACACCACCTAAAATAGATAACATTAATTTTTTGTGTGTGTACATTTTATCCCAACTTTCTACCAATTAATAAAATAACGATAATAATTAATTAATACATGTATTCCTCACTCTATACTCCATTAAAACATATGCGTCTTCATAATTACATACTATAATAAAATAACTATAAAACTAAAGAAAAAAGCACTAAAAACATAATTAAATTCATTATAAAATCTAATTAAAAAAATATAACAATCACAATATCACGAATTTTAAATAACAAATCTCTTTTTATCATTATTTTTAAATCGTGAAATAACCTACAAAAATATATATTCCCTTTATTTATTCACCTTAATAAAATAACACGTTAATGCATTTTTAATCATCTTTAACTAGATCTCATGTTATACTATTACAATGAAAGGGTGAAAAAAATGCAAAAAAAAGTATTAGCAGTTCATGACCTATCGGGAATTGGAAAAGTGGCTTTAACTGTCACATTACCGATTCTATCTATCTTAAAAATTGAATCCTGCGTATTGCCAACTGCTTTATTATCAACACATACTGGTGGACTTGGGCAAAATACCTACCTAGACTTAACCGACGAAATGAAAAAAATCATTCATCATTGGGAAACATTAAACATGCGCTTTGATGGAATCTATACTGGTTACCTAGGAAATCCGAAACAAATCGACTTAGTCTTAGAAGCTATCGATCAAATGCAAGGCTCTGATTGTCCGATTATTATCGATCCTGTTATGGCTGACTCTGGTAAACTTTATCGTGGATTTGCTGTAGATTATCCAGAACAAATGAAACGCCTGTGCCAAAAAGCTACGATTATTATGCCGAATTTAACTGAAGCTAGCTTGTTATTAAATGAACCTTATGTTGAAGGTCCTTATACAAAAGGATACATCGAAGGACTCATGAGAAAATTAAGTCAATTAGGTCCCAAAAACATAATCCTAACTGGCGTTTATTTTGATGAATCTGAAATTGGCGCAGCCTCTTATGATCGTCAAACAGATGAAATTCAGTATGTCTTAAATCAAAAATTCCCTGGGCATTACTTTGGAACTGGCGATATTCTTGCTAGTATTGTGACTGGATTAACTTTATCAAATGTGGCTTTGCATGAAGCTACTAAAGTTGCCGTTGATTTTGTTGGAGCAGCTATCCAACAAACCATTACCGATGAAAAAGATCCAAAATTCGGCGTAAGCTTTGAAGGAGAATTACCCTCATTATTGCCTTATATTCTCAATTAAATAGTAAAAAGGAGTCTGATTATGTCAAATTCAGAACGTTCAAAAACCTATGATTTAGTTTTAGCTGGTTTATTTGCTGCTATTACTTTTTTAGGTGTTCAAGTCTTTAGAATCCAATTACCCGCTGCTGTTGGAGCACCATTTATTCACTTTGGAAATGCTTTAGTTGTTTTATCTGTTCTCATGTTAGGTTTTAAATACGGAGCACTTGCTGGAGCAATGGGATTAGGGATTTTCGATATGCTAAATGGCTATGCTAGTTTTGCGATTTTCACTATTACAGAAGCGATTATTGTGGCTGCTGTTGTATCTATTTTATTTAATTTATTAGGTCGCAATGATAAAAAAGTCTCAACGATTATTGTTGTCGCCATTGCTGCCGGAGTAACTAAAATTATCGAATCCTACGTAGAAGGAATTATTGTTTCCTTGATTGCTGGTACTAGCTTTAAAGTTGCTTCAATTGCTTCATTCGCTAGCTTATATGTAACTGTTATTAACTCAATTTCAACTGTGATTCTCGTTTCATTGCTTTACTATCCAATGAAAAAAATTATGGAACGTAGTCTAAATCGTTCACTTTAAAAAATAGTTCATTTTGCTAAGAATTCTCGTAACATCTTAGTCAAATGAACTATTTTTTTATTGCTTAATTTCCGCTAAAAAACGAACATTCAAAAAAAGCTCTTGCTAATAAAAATAAGGCATGCTATACTTCTTCTCGAGTCATCAAAACTAAACTGAAAGGAGCAGACATCATGAAAACTACCGTTAGCAGATTACAATATGATTCTA is drawn from Carnobacterium gallinarum DSM 4847 and contains these coding sequences:
- a CDS encoding alpha/beta hydrolase, whose translation is MEHFFKSGTNASAPPLLLLHGTGGDEHSLIDLATALSPDSAILSLRGPHSEQGANRFFRRFAEGQFDLEDLEIQTDLLLATVKELSLKHGLVSDDLVVIGYSNGANIAAHAMLERENSFQTGILFHAMSLGKHEASFDLTNKNVWLSAGVNDPIVPKSESDALIKAFGNRGSVVETLWTTTGHQLTYDEVLAAKQWLQQKLAANGESHDSL
- a CDS encoding flavin reductase family protein, yielding MIHYNSDDLTAKQQYKFLSGSIVPRPIAWITTLTADGNTVNLAPFSFFSGVSNELPLVSIAIIRKNGELKDSARNLLATKEAVIHIVDETLVEQMNQTSANLPADQSEATLANLTLIDSQSTKVPSLEAAKIRFEASLYNHLPITNEANEIITDLFILKVSDFYFADSVFNSEKEYILTKELAPVARLAGNNYATLAEEYTIVRPS
- a CDS encoding MutS-related protein encodes the protein MIIGIYIAGSILGIFLFTQILSFIGKERLKNEIKSGWGQAPMTKLGVDQLNSVEIYWKMKQKYHPSKNIVDDGTWYDLDLESVYRAVNRTYSSVGSEYLYGMMREIQLDTDKLTEFEKLTTFMTENPSERQKIQFHLAMLGKKDHNQTAAYLYNARNYQLPNGSLYYVLGVLPILSLFLLFVNVYLGIGALVACLLFNIITYYTKKEKVERELNALNYISGMIQAASQLSKIESPEKNQLTACYHKLKGAKKGASGVLTKTGTPETDFIVEYLNMLFLLPFINYQRVMKVLVKKEETLLELWEILGRLDSACGVASFRQQLPYWTVPTFGQHAQVLAENVYHPLLSKPVANPVDWQKNTLVTGSNASGKSTYVKSIALSTITAQTIHTAFAEEIQLKSSLVISSMAVEDSVFAGESYFIAEIKSLKRMISQISPETTCLCFVDEILKGTNTIERISASAAIVHWLSQQNVLAFIATHDIELTEILKNDCDNVHFRETVTDEDIFFDYQVHQGAATTRNAIKLLSLMEYPAEIIQLANNEADQFIENSQWNVL
- a CDS encoding EAL domain-containing protein, translating into MKSKISETEIKLAIQEQNYVLYYQPKFENKSRKIIGAEALMRLKVNDELLLPDAFLHIVLAIGEMERMQIFLFHEVVRALNSPELVNLDFSISVNMNSSELVSKNHIKRILNLLKFDLIHPENLEIEITERSEFPDFTVALGNLAEMKELGIKISLDDFGRGFNSLSYLYILPIDIMKLDRLFINKILTDLKVQVIVDGVIQMAHKLGIRVVAEGVETLEQVEYMDGLNCDIYQGFYFAKPVSFGEIKEKWLSFTV
- the pnuC gene encoding nicotinamide riboside transporter PnuC; this encodes MVEKIRRELFSGWTNFEKIYICLLLLLQVVVFYFNPESLMGVIAGISGVLCVTFVAKGKISNYFFGFIQISLYLLLSIEYVLYGEVLLNLFYFIMQIIGVSVWRKNMTTKVEKDNSVVEVKGLSLKQWVITIVTVIVSWYLFGSMLAYFGSNSPYLDSITTSLSVVAQILMTWRYKEQWLLWIVVNVFSIALWIVAGNASMVAMWTAFLFNSSYGYYNWLRLAKIESR
- a CDS encoding AAA family ATPase, with translation MKVGLFPGKFNLVHQGHVKSMLEAYSMVDHLYIVILYDEEFEAMRYQKAGIKSITPVLRERWWRMITKDLEHITVFSLPSPNTFDYEDWKKSSQEMLALTGPITHIFSGESSYEAYFKLLYPGCQIETLERASGNSVTAILERGIKESWDLLPAEVRPYFVKRVAILGAESSGKTTLTRKLAHWYQTEKVEEYGRILWEEYGGGLGTVFDLEDYRTLTYRQKTEESEKVKTARNYLFIDTETIVTQVWLSMYEAQELAVLNAIAEDESYDAYLLIQPDLDFIQDGTRNYESQRWEIYQQMKTRLEATKKKYTILTGDANQIFMEARNVIDQL
- a CDS encoding AAA family ATPase → MSKLSKNTLNGKKIGIVFGTFAPCHLGHMEMIIRGKRENEACIVVVCGKENDRGTEVGLTLIKRFRYMRELFAKDENIFVTYLDETHMPEYPNGWSEWLAGVQLKIKEATRDVPETMTWYVGEKEYAAELTARTKDQVVLVDRSTVPISGTKIRQNPMKYWNYIAFPFRRVFSTNILVMGSASGGKSTLVQDLALSFGSPYTDEYARRYEEHYNVRDEELTINDFNYMGAGQFEQNKNAIMSQENNGLVFADTDVMVTKVYTKYYCNQKEYQQLAPSFDLLIAKQQWDIIFVIPPITKYVNDTFRDMSYADDTSRWQMHQLFMDEIERNQLLDKVVLLDQTGNDTTDSEGFYDRYQFARKTIKQYVYDKYQLNLN